Sequence from the Amphiprion ocellaris isolate individual 3 ecotype Okinawa chromosome 1, ASM2253959v1, whole genome shotgun sequence genome:
ATCCAAATGCACAAATAAGGCATGACAGTCACATACAGAGACACAGTATGTATATAagttaaaatgacaaactaaGTCACATATAACCTACTGCGTCTTTTAAGACACTAACACACAGGGATGTATGTCTATGTGCTCTAATGTCAGCAGCAAAGCATCCTGCAGTAAAATACATCTTATGTCAGATTATAAAAACATGTAATCCAAAGGTTTTAAAAAGAGTCATCATGCCGTGTGATGTTGCCAGAACTGTGTTAAACTCGTAAAATTATAGCATCCCCTATGTCTTGATTCTTGATTGATTCTTGACTAACAATGTTTTCCAACTCGTGTAGAGAAGAAGTACAAAAAGCGAACCTATGAAGAGGAAGACGATGAAGAAGAGGTGGTGGGCAGTGAGTCTCAGGAGGCCATacctgctgctgcaggaaagCAGGTGGACGAGTCCAGTACAAAACTGGATGAGTATGGAGCCAAAGACTACCGTGTTCAGATGCTGTTGAAGAATGATCACTCTTCACGGCCACTCTGGGTGGTAAGATGGGATTTAACTGTTGATTTTCCCACTTGATGCACTTTTGCAAATGTAAAACTTGTGgtcatcttttttgtttttgcacattatGTCAAGTTAAGTCATGTCACTGTTTTTTATGTAACAAATTTAAAACAGCCATTGTGCTACAGTGCTTTGGGGTGAAGACCATTTAGTGTTATTTATGCTATGatttaaaaatctacaaaaatgatctaaaatgctATTTTACCAGACTATTGTACATATTCAGGGTGAGACCTTAAAGTGTTATTAATTGAGGAGAATAACCTAACGAATAAAATAATGTACGTAACACCTGACGGTATTATGAATTAGCAAACTTTACGTCACTAATATAAATATTGCCAATTTGAACTTAAATTTTTGACCctacaaagacaaaatacacatgaaaccccaacaaatccaaagattcccttAATCCTCTATGAGctagctttgttttgtttctaattttagTTGAATgtggattgttttgttttataatacgtttgtattttattaatattttaataaattttatttgtggCACTTTAGATGGACATCTTCACTGTCCCTCAGTTCTCTGTCTACCCTCTACATTGTACATAACTGATGTGTGCAtcactgtattttctttctcatatatattttttctctatttttattcttctcCAGGCTCCAGATGGACACATCTTTCTCGAGGCTTTCTCACCAGTGTACAAGTATGCCCAGGATTTCTTGGTGGCCATTGCAGAGCCGGTGTGCAGGCCTAACCATGTCCACGAGTACAAGCTGACTGCATATTCCCTGTATGCAGCTGTCAGTGTGGGGCTACAGACCTCTGATATTGTGGAATACCTGCAGAAACTCAGCAAGACCTCTGTACCTGATGGAATTGTGCAGTTCATTCAGGTCAGATTGAGAGAGTATCTGGTGCTGGAGAGATAAGAAGGGAGGGATACAGATATTCTAGCTAACCAATGTATAGTTTTGAAATTAGTGTGTaaattttggttgtttaatTACTGCATTtgatctctttttttctcccagcTCTGTACAGTGAGCTACGGCAAAGTCAAGCTGGTGCTCAAACACAATAGGTAATTTCAAAAACCATCCCCTCTGTCTTTGTAACATCAATTATTCCTCAGCTGTCTTCTTTAACTGTGCTTCATGACGGCCCTCAGGTATTTCGTTGAGAGTGCCTTTCCTGATGTGATCCAGCGCCTTCTGCAGGACAATGTGATCCGTGAATGTCGCCTGCGTGCTGCAGACGGAACAGACACTGAGCTCATTACTGAAGTCATTCACAGCAAGTCAGCAGTTTGTATCCCAACATCTTGTTCTTTACTCCAGTTGTATCATGGTGTTAGTTACCTTTTCTAAATCGCTGAGTATTTGTGTTTACTACCCAGCACTGGGTGAAGTCACAAGTGAAAAAACTTTAAACTAGAAgatatcaataaaatattcattgtaCAGAAAAACATACTTTCCAACTGTAACACTGGAAAGCTCTTTTCTAAATTCTTCTGCTGTAAGCATAAAGGTTCAATGAGTGGAAATGCATGTTACTCTTTTGACAGTATTTAAACATGCATTGTGATGTGGTGCACTTCAGAGGTTGGAGACAGATCCTGCAGCTTCTGCTAGATTCTCAACAAATGTTTCTATTTCTGACAGATCTCCAAGTCTGTTCAGGAAAAGGGAGGTGCCTCCACCTCAGAGCAGCCCACTGATGGACAGATATCAACCCAGCAGGTCCCCGAGGACATCTTTAGCTACTATGAGCAGATGgataaagaggaagaggaggaagaagagactCAGACTGTGTCCTTTGAAATTCGACAGGTatacacatttctgtttttttaaaattttgtttactacatactTAAAATCAGTGCTGGCCACTTTTCAAAGCATGCAGCTTTAAACTGATTGTCATGCTTGAGATTTTTTCAGCAGGAtctatttcttgtttttacaattGGTCACcaaaatagatagatagataagatagataagtcctttatttctccccacgccaggggaaatttacattgttacagcagcttatgtagcaatagacgtagtgatatgaataaattaataatagaacagtagtaataatatttacaatatatacaggggtgagagatgaggatgaataataataaaagaaatagtaaaaaatgTGAGCTTGGTTGTTTTGTCGAGCAAACAACCCAAAACATGAGCAATATTTAGTTTACACGGTTTGAAAACAGCAACCTGATGCGACAGATGGTTTGTCACATAGCCCCATCTGAGATCACGTCCTTGGAAACTGTTTGGAAAATACTTGGCTTATGATTGGATGAACCATGTGTCTGTCACGGGTTAACTCACACCTAAAACACACCATCTGCTTCCAGTATTTACTCATAGGAGGATGATTCCAACTGTGGATCAGCTACAAGTGCAGCGCTTGAGTGATGGATGGATTATCTCATCACTGTGATCTTAAAAATCTTGTCAGAATCCAGGTGCCTGTTTAGATAAATAACACAGAGAAAAGGAGTGAATCTGCACATTTGAGGAACTGGAtgcaaagaaaatgacattttgtgtatagtaactttattttaaagcaaGTACCAAGTTcataaatgttttcattgttcaCTCTGAACTCTAGGAGATGATTGAAGAGCTCCAGAAGCGATGTATTCAGCTGGAGTACCCCCTGCTAGCAGAGTACGACTTTCGCAACGACACATTAAACCCAGACATCAACATAGACCTGAAGCCCACTGCTGTGTTGCGGCCCTACCAGGAAAAGAGCCTACGCAAGATGTTTGGGAACGGACGTGCTCGATCGGGGGTCATCGTGCTGCCCTGTGGTGAGACAGCTGGTGTACTGCAGtcaaggaaaacaaaacaaaaagcttttCCTTCCAGTAACAGACAATCTTGAAATTGGAACATcgtaaaatttaaatatgaagTGTTAATAACTTatgatgtatgtatgtatttgctTATAAAATGAGGATATTTTCTTTAGCGGACACTCAACCGAAACTGTTGGTAGTCTTGTAGTTGCTTGAATCTTATGCGTTGAAAGAGTGCATGTCTCaattattttatctcatttttgcttTCCAGGAGCCGGGAAATCTTTGGTGGGCGTGACAGCAGCATGCACAGTGCGTAAGCGCTGCCTGGTCTTGGGTAACTCCTCTGTGTCAGTGGAGCAGTGGAAGGCCCAGTTCAAGATGTGGTCCACCATCGACGACTCTCAGATCTGCCGCTTCACCTCCGACGCTAAAGACAAGCCCATCGGCTGCTCAGTGGCCATCAGCACCTACTCTATGCTGGGTCACACCACCAAGCGCTCCTGGGAGGCTGAGAGGGTCATGGAGTGGATGCGGAGCCAGGAGTGGGGACTTATTATCCTGGATGAGGTGCACACTATCCCTGGTGAGCCCCAGACAGCTCAGTATTACCTTTATTTGTAATTGTTTTATCCCAAACATCCTTTGCTGAGATTAGTTGACATTCTAACGTAATAATTCTGTGCTTTCTCTGCAGCAAAAATGTTTCGTCGTGTTCTGACCATTGTTCAGGCCCACTGCAAACTGGGGCTCACTGCCACACTGGTCAGGGAAGATGACAAGATTGTGGACCTCAACTTCCTGATTGGGCCTAAACTGTATGAGGCCAACTGGATGGAACTGCAGAACAATGGCTATATTGCCAAAGTCCAGTGTGCAGAGGTGAGACACCAAAAAATGAGATAATGGGGtatgaacagttttttttttaatgaatgaaacAGGTTTGATTGTGACTCTCTCAGTGAATATGGAGCTGTACATATTATGTAATTTCAGTTGATCCATGTGCAGAAAGTTGGTCACTGGGACAATCTCAAGCTTGTATGAGAGTTAAATCCAGAAAAGAGCTGTGGCTCATTAAACAAGCGCTTTCTTTCTGAACAAAGATATCTCAAAGAGCATGACATTGTGGTtatataaacattaaaatcatatgACTCACCGGTGTCTGGCCAGGGCTTCTGGTTGTTGCTGCAGTCGTGATTCAACTATTGGATTATTGCCAGAGAACTGAAAGTCGACTGCTTATTATTGAAGACTAACATTAATCGTTCATGAGTTTactttcagtattttattttatcatttcgtaatttaaaagtttttgtATGCAAGACTTTATCAAGAGGTTTAATGAAGAAGTGCACTACatagagcatttttaaaatcaaacagtaCATGACTAAAATCTACTTAGATATGTACTCATGAATCATCTGTTTTTATAGATTAACTCTTAACTTATTAATAGTGTTGTATAATTGTCAGATTGTAAGGACaatctattttctttttatttcttatctTTCAACTTCATCATGTACTAATGATTTTTCTAATTTGTCAACTTTTATTTGTGTCAGTTGAGCAAACAATGGCACATTCACATGCATGTtacatttctttaattattgTGTACTGTCCCCTATATTTGAACAAATACAGAAttaaaataacatgttttattaAGGTCAGTACACTAACTACACTGCGGTGCTAATCCTTAATCTGTTGCATTTGTTACTGTACAGTATGTCTTGATTATGATCACTGTAGTCTATAGACTAGATGGCTTCATTACCAGCTGAACCTCATCCTCATATCAATAACGTAACTTGAATAATGTATCCATGTCTGTGCTCCAGGTGTGGTGTCCGATGTCCCCAGAGTTTTACAGAGAATATGTGGCCATCAAGACAAAGAAGCGCATCCTGCTTTATACAATGAACCCCAATAAGTTCCGTGCCTGTCAGTTTCTCATTCGCTTCCACGAGCGGCGTAATGATAAGATCATTGTGTTTGCTGACAATGTGTTTGCCCTGAAGGAATACGCCATTCGCCTCAACAAGTGAGTTATCAACAAAAAGAGCAGCCTTTTGAATGTTTCAGTAAACTGCCTACTCAGATTTCTTTATGTTGTTAATTCCATTCCTTCCTTTTCTACCTTGAGGCCTTACATCTATGGTCCGACCTCTCAGGGGGAAAGAATGCAGATTTTACAGAACTTCAAACACAACCCCAAGATCAACACCATTTTCATTTCCAAGGTAAACCGATCAATCTTTTATGGATTTACTGCATGTTGTCCGGCCTGTGCTTAATCAACCACCTTGCAACCCCATGTGGGCAGTAGGTGGCACCAGAGTTGCTTAACAACTAGTGGATGAAGTATCATTACCTTACcttctctctttactgttgctctGTGTAGGCTGCTTTCTGTTCGCCCTGTCTTTGTATGGACTCATAATCAGATTGAAACGGCATACCCAATAGTGGCACCaagtagacatttttaagtgattcTTCTacacatttatgtcattttccaACAATACGTATAAATTCACTTTGTTGAAATCAGGCTTCTGGGAACCATAATAAAGTCAAAACATCACCTCATATTCTCTCCCTATAGTGTTTATGTATAGTGACCCCAAAAAGTATTTGTGCTCTTAGTCCATATTTTaatttgtatgattttttttgtattagatAACAAAATGAACTGCGTGTGAGTGTACATATGGCAATAAAGTtcttgacatttattttaaagatggCTGGCATATGCTCATATGTTTATTCCACACAGCTTCTCAGATTTTGAATGATTAAACAATAGTTACATGGttcaaaatgaatacaaaaaagCGTTTGGACACCCAATATACACTTCACAAAGATCACAGTTAAactttttagtatttattttctgtccttCAGCTTGTTGAACAGATTCATAATGTTTTTCATAGAATTTACcagtttttcttgttcttcGATGTGGGCTCTGGGAAAGGCTATTTGAAGATTTTAAtgttcttctgcacaaaatattCTTTCTACAGGCAACTGATATCTGTTGGGTCATTGTCCTCAAAGATCCACTTTGACTGCTTGAGTAGTTTTTGGCAGATTTATTTTAAGTTTGTATCCCAGTTCATGATTGTATTAATAAATACAAGTTCACCCACACTAAAAGCAGAGTTTCTCCACATAAAATTTCTGACATTGCATCTATGAGAGTAAAATTTGGGCTAACCTGAAAATATTGTACATCTCAAAAAGCTGCTGCGCTTCTGAACATATTCATTTGTGAATATATCTGTCTTGTTCTTTGTGCTTGTGAATGGTTTCCATGTTTCATTCCCTCATGGTGTGTGAACCACATTCCAGCTAATAACTCTTTGATGAGATATTTGATGGTgtttcttgccttttttttcttgactcACATTTATTCAGTCcaatctgctgctgttctttctGGATCTGCCGATGCACCTCCTGTTCTCAGTCACAAGTCCTTGATTTTCCAACTTATTGGCAATTTGCCCAACTGTAGTGGATGTAGTGCAGTATTTTTATGCTGATTTGGTATAAAACAGTGGCCTTCTTTATATATACAAATACTTACCTTTTTCTCTGAACTCACTTCCCTAGTTTCTGCCACTATACAATCGATTTTAACTAATTATTTCCAAGGTAATTTATTCTGAATGTATACACTGATGCCTGCAGCATCATAACAAGAATATTGAccaaaaatgtagtttatcaCAATAATAATTGACATATTCTGCTAAGTTTGACAgactattttgtgttttcatgtgacaactggattgatttatttattcagaagattttttttttagaattccAAAGTGGTTTGACTTGTGAAAATAAGTGCTACGGTGTTAGAGGGGTAATATTGCATGTCTGTGAATTTTTCTACCAAACAGGTTGGAGACACTTCCTTCGACTTGCCAGAAGCAAATGTTCTGATCCAGATCTCCTCCCATGGTGGATCACGCAGACAGGAGGCCCAGAGGCTTGGCAGAGTCTTACGAGCCAAGAAAGGTTTGTCTGTTCGCATAAAAACACTTACATTGTTTGCTTGTTAGGTATATTGCTAACGTAACAGTCTTGTCTACCATCGTCCATGAACAAAAAGTAATTCTTACTCTTCTGTGTGTTGTTTCAGGAATGGTAGCGGAGGAGTACAATGCATACTTCTATTCGCTGGTGTCCCAGGACACCCAGGAGATGGCTTACTCTACCAAGAGGCAAAGGTTCCTGGTGGACCAGGGATATAGCTTTAAGGTATGCTCACCTTCCCATCTTATCAGTTCAACACAATTTCATCTCATTTATGTCTTTTCACAGAACTACACCACTAATTTCTCCCTGTCTGTAATGTCTATCTTCTTCACAAAACCCATGGACCATACCCATATAAGTTTGGTTTCCCAGTTTGTGATAATTACATTGAAAGTGAGATCACACTAGACACAGAAGCTAAAAGTGTGAAAGGTTAATTTCATTTAGTGTTGAACACCCTGATTCGAGTACAGAGCATCAAAGTCATGTTGTCATGCCTCTGTTTGACAAGGTGCTGTAACTCAATGCAATCTCTcattcaacatttcttttatctCTGAGAAAAAAGAAGCTCATTCCTGGGATTCATTTTACATATTGTAATACAAACCAAACTCTTTGACAAAGTATGAGCGTTTACTTACTCATGTCCCTGTAATTTGGTTTTGTCTAAGTCAATAGAAGTCACATGCTCCTGTATAAAGtaattattttaactttttagtTGTAATCTTTCATTTGTCTTTAACCTTGGACAGCGTTCACTCCTCTCTGTTCTGCCAGATGTCCAAATTTGCTGTGACTCTTCAACTTGCTCATGAGTTTGTGTCAAGCTATAATATTCAGCCTACAAATATACAAGGCTTGtggaaatagaaatagaaatttATGTAAAGCTACGCAGCATACTACTGACAATAGATTTAAGTCTGTATTgtaattgttattgtttttacagttgtgAATGGGATTTTGAATGGGGTTTTCCTACTTATGAAACAAAACCTGGATGTTCCAGTTTCACTTTGGCTCACCAAAAAACTAATCGgatcttctttttttcagttcctGTTATCTATACACTTGGCCCAGACTAGTTTCAGCCTTACATTTTGATTCCAAAAGGGTTTGGTTTCATTGTATTCAGCTGCTGGCTGGTGGAAGTTGTAGTGCGAAGCAGtccaagacacacaaacacagaaatctgAGAGAGATTCTGGCAGCAACCAGTAGGAGTTTTCGTTTATAGGGACAAAGCAAAGAAGGAACCCAAGAAGAAACTGGTTTCAAAAACAGCATCATCCTGCAGTGATGG
This genomic interval carries:
- the ercc3 gene encoding general transcription and DNA repair factor IIH helicase subunit XPB, which encodes MGKRDKGDREKKYKKRTYEEEDDEEEVVGSESQEAIPAAAGKQVDESSTKLDEYGAKDYRVQMLLKNDHSSRPLWVAPDGHIFLEAFSPVYKYAQDFLVAIAEPVCRPNHVHEYKLTAYSLYAAVSVGLQTSDIVEYLQKLSKTSVPDGIVQFIQLCTVSYGKVKLVLKHNRYFVESAFPDVIQRLLQDNVIRECRLRAADGTDTELITEVIHSKSAISKSVQEKGGASTSEQPTDGQISTQQVPEDIFSYYEQMDKEEEEEEETQTVSFEIRQEMIEELQKRCIQLEYPLLAEYDFRNDTLNPDINIDLKPTAVLRPYQEKSLRKMFGNGRARSGVIVLPCGAGKSLVGVTAACTVRKRCLVLGNSSVSVEQWKAQFKMWSTIDDSQICRFTSDAKDKPIGCSVAISTYSMLGHTTKRSWEAERVMEWMRSQEWGLIILDEVHTIPAKMFRRVLTIVQAHCKLGLTATLVREDDKIVDLNFLIGPKLYEANWMELQNNGYIAKVQCAEVWCPMSPEFYREYVAIKTKKRILLYTMNPNKFRACQFLIRFHERRNDKIIVFADNVFALKEYAIRLNKPYIYGPTSQGERMQILQNFKHNPKINTIFISKVGDTSFDLPEANVLIQISSHGGSRRQEAQRLGRVLRAKKGMVAEEYNAYFYSLVSQDTQEMAYSTKRQRFLVDQGYSFKVITKLAGMEEEDLMFSTRDDQQQLLQKVLAASDLDAEEEVVAGEVSARPQVSRRPGTMSSMSGADDTVYMEYQSRSSKASAASKSVHPLFKRFRK